A window of Theropithecus gelada isolate Dixy chromosome 14, Tgel_1.0, whole genome shotgun sequence contains these coding sequences:
- the LOC112607293 gene encoding olfactory receptor 502-like: protein MDSLEDGNHTAVMECILLGLTDSPILGVILFMIILCIYLVTISGNLSTIILIRISSQLHHLMYIFLSHLAFVDMAYSSSVTPNMLMNFLMERNTISYLGCAIQLSSVFFFGTVECFLLAAMAYDRFVAICSPLLYSTKMSTQVCVQLLLVAYIGGFLNSSFSTFSFLSLFFCGPNQVNHFFCDFTPLLELSCSDTSIPAVIPSFSTGSIIVVTVCVIALSYIYILITILKMRFTEGRHKAFSSCTSHLTAVALFYGTITFIYVMPKSSYSTDQNKVVSVFYVVVIPMLNPLIYSLRNKEIIGALKRELKNIF from the coding sequence ATGGATTCCCTGGAAGACGGGAATCACACTGCTGTGATGGAGTGCATCTTACTGGGCTTAACAGATAGTCCAATCCTTGGAGTCATCCTCTTCATGATTATCCTATGCATCTACCTGGTGACCATATCTGGCAATCTCAGCACAATCATTCTTATCAGAATCTCTTCTCAGCTTCATCatcttatgtatatttttctgaGTCACTTGGCTTTTGTTGACATGGCCTATTCATCTTCTGTCACACCCAACATGCTTATGAACTTCCTCATGGAGAGAAATACAATCTCTTACCTTGGATGTGCCATCCAGCTTAGTTCAGTGTTTTTCTTTGGCACAGTCGAATGCTTCCTTCTGGCTGCCATGGCCTATGATCGCTTTGTGGCAATTTGCAGCCCACTGCTTTATTCAACCAAAATGTCCACACAAGTCTGTGTTCAGCTACTCCTAGTGGCTTATATAGGTGGTTTTCTTAACTCTTCCTTCTCTAccttttccttcctgtctttattcttttgtggACCAAATCAAGTCAATCATTTTTTCTGTGATTTTACTCCTTTACTTGAACTCTCCTGTTCCGATACGAGTATCCCTGCAGTCATTCCCTCATTTTCTACTGGCTCCATCATTGTGGTCACTGTGTGTGTCATAGCCCTCTCCTACATCTACATCCTCATCACCATCCTGAAGATGCGCTTCACTGAGGGGCGCCACAAGGCCTTCTCCTCCTGCACCTCCCACCTCACTGCAGTCGCTCTGTTCTATGGGACCATTACATTCATTTATGTGATGCCCAAGTCCAGCTACTCAACTGACCAGAACAAGGTGGTGTCTGTGTTCTACGTGGTGGTGATTCCCATGTTGAACCCCCTGATCTACAGCCTCAGGAACAAGGAGATTATAGGGGCTCTGAAGAGagagcttaaaaatattttctag